AGGTCAAACTCCACATCAGCAGTTAGAGGAGCCAGGTCGATAGTGGCTTTGACAGCATGTTTACCCTTTGTATTGAGGGCTGCAATGTTGACTTCATTGTTAGAAGCAATATTCAAAACAGTGTACACACGAGCAAGAGCTGCCTCCATGTCCAGGTTCTCATTAACATCAAACTCCACCTTCAGATCTGCATAATTAACATAAATATTACCATCAGTCTTTAGGTTGGAACGCAGTCCTCTACTATCCATGTAGATGCTTGCCCCGTTATCTAAAGCTCCATTCACAATGCCAGCTTGAAGAAGTGTTCCATCAATCTTGCCCTTTGCCGTAGACTCAACAGAAATTGAGGAAAAGGCTCCATCTAGCTTGAAGGTGTGCTCAGCATCACCCTTGCCAACAGCCTTGATAATGGGAAGGTCATAAGTGTATTTGATGTCTAGAATGGATTCTGCCTTTAGATGAGTCTTGGTGTCCGTTTTGAAGTTGTGGTTAGCGTCAATGGTAAGAATAGGCAGTTTGGTCTTTGCGAATGTACTCACAGCTACTGCAGCCTCCAGGTTCTCTGTGTTCAGAGTCAGAGTGCTGTCATGGTTTCCACTGAAGTGAGCATTCTCCAGAGATACAGTAGTGGCCAGTTTCACACCTCTCTTTAGGGTCAGACCGCTGGTTCCTTCAAGCTTGGCCTTCAGTGGTTTATGCACAGAAGTGGAGGTAGCAGCAACGCGGATGACAAGATCATCTCCATGTATTCCAGCATTAGCATTTAGGTTGAAAATGGAGGACTTGAAAGACACCTCAGAATTTAAGTTGCCTATTGCAGGAACACTAATAAAGCCAAGATCAATGATTGGTGGAAACTTACTCTTTTGGTAGACAATTTTGCCGTCTACATCAATAGCCTGCTTAGTTGTAATCAACAGGTGCTTTAGGCCACTATGCTCATACAGGTTAAGGTCACTGATAGCTGGAATACTAAAATCCAACATCGGAACAGGTATTTCTGGAATGCTGAGAGGAACAGTCAGGAATTCAAGGTCTGTTTCACCATTGGCAGTAGCATAAATGCCAGACTCAGATTCCTTGTTGTCAATCGTGAAGTTGTAGCCATATTTGTACTGGTTGAAGCGCACAAGTGCTGCAGTATTGATACGTTGCGTCCTGGAGTTGACAATAACAGAATAGTCATTCTGAAGATCTATCTTGGCAGAGAGAGATTTTATAAGCGTGATCTTGGTATTACCCTTGTTCTGGAAATCAATGACAATCTCAACAGGACGTACCATGATGTTCAGTGCATTGGACAGAGTACCACTTAAAGGTCCAACAAGTTCTGTGTCATGTGTTGCTTCCAGCTCCACTTTCCTATCTCCAAGGTGCGCCCTTCCAGATGCAACCAACAAACTGTTCTTTATGTATGAAGATTTGGTCTCAATTTGGCCATTGAAGTCAATGTGGCTCAGCATAACAGCATTAACATTTAGTGTATCCTTAATTTTCAGGGTGGCACTGTCAAAGTCTTCAGTAAAGgtgaattttacattttgtagaTCCATAGTGTAGCGCAGATCGCTCTTGTAGGAGGCCTCCTCAGAGTAATCAGGAAGATTTACTTTGCCAGTGCCTATTTGTCCAACTGTCACACTAATGGTGGTGTCTTTCTGTATAGCAACTGCAGACTGGGTCAGAGTAGCCTCATTGGTCATGGAAAGGAAGGGGATATCTACTTTGTGCTTGTAAGTTGTATCAAGAGATGCTGACATTCCACCTTCCACTGCAAAGAAGGCTCTGTTGACAATGTCTGCCTTATATGGTGTGGTAGTTGCCTTCATAATCGTCTGGGCTGTGGCCTGCGCAGAGAGGCCGTAGAAGGTTACTGATGCCTGATGTTCAACAGTAAGGGCACTATGTATGAACTTTAGGGTCTCTGCAATAATAAGACGACTCATTCTTGGGACACCAATACGGGCTGTGCAATCTAGATTGTAATTCAGAACCGGATACTCTGAAGATTCGCCAATGGAGGTTAGGAATGCTGTAAAATGATGCATTTGTTCATTGCCAGTGGAATTCTGGATTTCAGCCGAAGTCCTGAGAGTGTATATGGGAGTACGGAgtctgatctcactgtaaagctTTCCAAAGGTAGGCACCACAACTGCAGTAGGGATTTTAGGCAGCTGTATCTTTGGAAGCGGAAGGGGAACATTAAGTGCATACTTATCACCTAATGTGGGGATGGCAGGGAAGGAAATATCTGGAATAGAAATTTCTGGCAATGTCATGGCAGAAAAGTCAGGCAGGTAGTTCAGTGAAATTTCTTCAAAGTAAGAATTATTGGTTAGTATCTCAATTTCAAAGTTTACAATCAAGTCAATGAGTTCCATAAGCCTCTGCTTGATATATTCACATGTGATGGAGACTGGTGGCACAGTGTAGGATCCCAGAATGGTGAACTGTGGAATTTCAAACTGTGTTGGGAGCTCAATCTCCTGAAGTTGATGCAAGCTGAATTTCATGGAGGGAAGAGCCAGGTCAGTGAGTGGAACAGTGAAAGAAGGGAACTCAAGTTCAGCTGTCTTCAGGCCATCAACAATGCCTTCAATAATTTGTTTCAGTTCAGTGACAATTGGTTCATCGCCAAGGGTGATGTCAAAAATGTCATCAAGGTCATCAGTGACCTCAGTCAGGACCTCAGTATAGATATCTTTCACAAACTCCAAAGCCTGAAGAATTTGTTCTCTAAGGTCCATATCCGTAATTTTCTGTTTGAATGTCCCAGCCAATTCCTTAATGTCATTAAGGACACCACTGTCTATTGTGTCTTTTAAAGTCTTAATGACATCTGTGACTTTGAAGGCTCTCAGCTCTTTAAAAAATGCAGAGACAGATGACAGGGCATAGTTAATAAATTCTCTAACTGCCTCAAGTTTCTGAGGGAGCTCATATGATGCAATAAGATTATTTAGTTTGGTTGTGTACTTTGTGATTATCAGATTGACCTCATTTACAAATGCGTTGTAATCAAATGACTGTATTGTTTGGATGAAAGCATCAAGGTATGTGTTTAGGTCTTCAATTATTTCCTTTATCTCAGTTGTCTTCAGATAGGTGAGGGCTTTATTCAATATACCTGTGACAGGGATCTCAACAGATTTCAAAGTGTTAATTAGGCCTTGGACTGTTTGATCAATCTTGAACTGCTTAATAAGGTCCACAATCTTGTCCAGGAATGCTTCAATCTTCTTGTCAACTtcatatttcacaaaaaattCTCTTACACTGTCAGATATTTCTTTACAACTGCCAGCGATGTCCAGTTCAATGATCAGCTGCTTTAAAGTATCACCCATCTTGTTCACATCATCTGTGGGTATAACAGCTATGAGATTGACCATATCTTTAAAGGCTTCAATGACAGCAAGGAGCACAGTGTTGATGTCAAATTCTTCAGTGAGTACCTTAAGCTTTTCAGTTAGCTTCTGGACATCACCATTCGCAACAATTTCCTTCATAATTCCCTCTACTTCACTGACACGAGTACCTAACTCAGTTATGACCTTCTGCGCAACAGACCTCAATTTCATCACAGAAGCCTCCAAATGCTCAACAGTGATTGGACAGTCTTGAGCAAATGTAATCAGGTCATTTTTAAGCTGGATAATTCTTTCTTCAAGATTCAGGTCAGTCACAAAGTCACTAATGTGCTGTAGAAGGGTTTGAATCTCAACTATAAAGTCTTCTCTTTGAATGTAATTTTGCAAGTCCTCAGCTATGgtcacagctgtgattttgATATTTTCCAAGACTTCTGGAAGACTCTCAATAAATGGCAGGTTGATGGCATGGCTCTCTGTGTTCTTCTCATACTTCAGAAAACCAGACAAGGAGACATCTTGGATTTCACCACTGATGAACACTCCAGATGCTTCCACTCCAATCCTTTCAGGGTTGTTATAAGCACTGACATCTTGGCTGAtttcattgttatttattttagatttcACTCTAATTGTAGCTAATTGCTCAAAAGGTGTAAGCACAGTGTCAACCTTTTTATCAAAGTTAGTCTCAATAATGACATCACTGTTCAACTCATGTTTAGTTGAGACCCTGCATTCATGGGAATGTGCAAAGGCAAGTGGCTCTGCCTTCAGAAGGAACTTTGTGTAAACCTGGGCACTCTGTTTCCCAAACAGGTTCAATTCTCCATCTCCATTGGCAAGGGCATTAAGGTTGAAGCTGAATGGAACAGCTGTGGCTTGAAGAGTTGTGGTAAAGCGAACAGGTTGGGAATTGAAGTTGGCATTGTTATTGATTCTGACACCAAGTCCGGCTATCTCCATTTCAGTGTCATGGCTCATGTGAGCTCCCATGAGTTTTGCAGTGGTACTGCACTTAGCAGTTGCTATCAGATCTGCATAACTGATCTCATAGGTGTGTTTCAGCTCATCTGCATCAAGGGCAAGTTTCAAAGTACCTGTAAGATCTGCTTTGTAGGGTTCTGCCTTAAACATAGCCTCATTGTTTATTTTGACAGCAAGAATCGTCAGGTCATTGTTAATATTCACAGCAGCAGAATAAGGTTCGCCATGAACATGAACATCGTTTACGTACTGCAAATACTTGTCAAATGAACCTTGGGATTTACAAACTAAATCGACAGTAGATGTAGTAGCAGACATGGAGATGTCATTATTAAGATCGATCCCTACAAATTCACTCTTTGTCTTGACTGAAAAAGAAGCCTTAGTGGAATCAAGAACACCACTAAAGGTATTCTTGAGCACCAGGGGGCTATTCAAGAAAGTGGTACCATTGGTAGCCAAGCCATTTTTGTTCAGGGCTAGACTGGCTTTGTGAGTAGCAGTGTGTTCAGCCAGCTtgactgctgcattactgtttACAGCCAGGCCATCAGCATTCAGAGTTGCAGTGATCAGAGACCTGATATAGTCTTCAGGATGGTCAGTGGTGGTCTCAAACTTGATGTTAACATCTCCAGCGCTAACGCTTACTTCAGCAATGTTCTGGATCTTCAGGCCAAGAGCCAATGCCTTAGCGTCTGATTTCACAGCAAACGTGGATTTCCTGATGGTTACTTCAGCAGTGTGGGTCAGTACGTCTCCAAAAGCATCTGTGTTTGATAGAACTGATAACTCTCCATTAGCATAGGTTGTTGTAAATGTGTTCTGAGCCTGAAGAAGAGTTGAATCTACTTTCAAATCAGACTGAATCCTTGCCTTTGGCCTGAATGGAAAGAGAGCAAGTGACTGGGTGAGACTGACACCACCAGAAACAGGCCCAGTTACAAAGGTTCCCTTTAAGTTGCTATCCCCAGAGATTTCTTCAGTACTGATTTCCACTTGGCCTGTGTGCTCCAGAGAAGCCTCTATACCCAAGGGACCAGTGGCATCAAACTTGCTGCTTGATTTTATGCTAATCTCCTTCACCATATTTACTTCCTCAAAAATGCTGACACTGGCATCAATGAGCTTGTGGTAGACAGCAGACTTCACCTCTGCCTTTAGAGTACCACTTGATGTCTCATAAAGCCGAGCAGATCCTGTGAAAAATGACACATATTTAAGCAAAATATTCAATCAAGTTAGCTAGCCGACCACATACCACAATGCTAAACTGAAAGAAACAGTTCCATTGTTTCTCACCTTGAACTCTAAGGGAGAGAATGTCCACAGGGCATGTTCCAATTACTTCAACACTGGCAGAATAACTTCGCTGCTCAGAAGACTGTCTACCAGCAGACGCAGTTGCCTCCAAGTCGTAAAGGTTGCTGCTAAGCTTACCAGAAACTTCTGCCATTCCAAGACTTGGCAAAGACACAGTGAAAGTCTCTGGAACAAGTATTTCAGGAAGGGGAACTTCAATGGAGGAAATCTGTAGGCCAAGCTGAGGCACTGCTAGGTTTGGTGTAGTGAGAGCAGGAGGGAAGTTCAGATCCTTAGAAGATTTTCCACCAAGAGGCATGGGGAAGGTGATCGTGTAGTAATCCTTGCCAAAGTGGTAATTGGCTCCAGTCTCCCTGTTCAAATAAACCAGTGTTACTATTATAGCAATGCAGGTACTATAACTCTTAGCACatacttgttttcacttttaaaaaactCCTTTTGTAGGTCTAATAGGACAATGTAAAAGTAgttacttatttaaaaaaaaaaaaaatatctgtttCACTTACATATACAAGAAGAGTCTCTCAGGCAAAGCAATCTCTGAGAAGGAAGGGACCCTTAGGTTTTCCACATATGGAATCTTAGAAGCTTCAAGGTAGCTATTTGTGGCCTGGAAAGTAACAGAAAGCACTGTGTTGCATTTATGTTGTTCctcttatatatatttaaaagtgcACCCCAGAAGAACACTTTTAAGTATTTTTAgttgttatttgttattttagtttatgttgttttactctgtaagtaaaaaaataatttataaaaaaaaaaaaacaatttcctAAGCAATTTTGTGGTAGATTAGAACTGATTAAAAACAATACCTTTTAGATACTTAGATATAGTTCATTTGGGGAACTTGGATAgagttcattttcattcatgtttacaaatcatgtttttattgtgcATTCCAGATAGTATCAATGAATTAATTAACTAACTGGTTTTAAAACAAGTAGGTAAAGTCCTGAaaattgcaaaaacaaaaaataaaacagcccaTTAATGAACaatattaaatatcaaaaaGATTAGACCTCAGAAAATTCCAAGGCTGAATCTAAAATGGCTCACTAATCTCTCAGTCAATGGGAGTTATGAAACTGGCTTTAAAACCCAAATATTGCAGCTTTGTGTCCAGTATGAACTGTGCACACTTGACTGAATCCAAAGAGATTAGCCACCGTTTAGATGTAGTAGCCATTATTTTAAGACCTCTGCAGTGCACTCAGCAGGGAGAGGT
This genomic interval from Pygocentrus nattereri isolate fPygNat1 chromosome 4, fPygNat1.pri, whole genome shotgun sequence contains the following:
- the apobb.1 gene encoding apolipoprotein Bb, tandem duplicate 1 produces the protein MGDNKLYLFLLLSIIVLTDAQDEETPCLLDKRYRSFHKYEYLYEAESLNSLNGAINGPRASCKVEIEVPGTCHYVVHMKECTLSEVTGADADGNPVFRAAAGADTFKIEMEKNPLKVIVEGDNDIKLFPEDGELINILNIKRGIISALAVPVLEEERNKRMPTVFGLCKTDYTVNAREDIATDVTITRDLSRCDNFRPIKDHTSPLALITGMHYPLAQLFRSKQTCNYKFDNQQKHMTSGDCTETHLLVPFSHKGRYGVMNVGKQTVSLLGVTEHNERVFDYNEANMKPLHLDVSVDMSPNQDADAILTILRELAGLSQTTHGNKRAHLAQRLVAVIRKSNADTLSAALPEALDISRSLTYQALFQCGTPACSSAMLKVLRTIGSTTAEIDAAVYAMGLVPNPSRALVKEMLEMARFKPTKLIYYATSNAVRRLYKAEGRVTPEIEAVADYFTEETGDCTGDQEHIYLTLRVIGNMAAAVGAASPDLKSAVIKCINQPAASPKVQQAAIQVFRLTPVPEEGRSDLMQVLLNGNDPVQKRIAAYLILMKDPQPAELDQLAAALRNERNLQAKSFFISHITNILSSTAPETKELRQKILDALQGNEVEKVMDPTKFSRHYKIGSLVGNMIFEKANKLPKEVMLEMTLNAFGYDIDMFEVGVEGKGLEPTVEALFGPRGFFPDTAMKTIFFAMEKMPSQVNEVLSKIIPLKNHRKKRQASQNIIRDISQNVEKLIKDLKAQDTPEAMLYLRLLGAELGYLQIKDMEELAYSVAKVVENLLKMFPTDFIKGLFSSVDNELFLHYIFMDNEFYLPTGPGVPLRVALSGTFAPGVKGGLKIARDMSEIAFMPSVGVEFVAEIGAHLPDYVHSGLEMHTNIYHESGLSAKVALAHNQIKVTIPAPDGSSKLLSITNTLLSVAGDDINIVPAMEQRVNAHECRPLFSGLKQCSSIDFSDAWINDASPYFPLSGDSKYEIELRPTGEVSEYTATIKYTNEDMVDKVTVDVEAEGTLTKATAMMMFNRKDYTVSADLQIPEYLNVGLRIVTADPHSITIDLLSNDVSQASLVGLAKIDTEKAMLQVQLLVPSLQADAKITTSLKYADDLTLEFESDLRLPETTSVQKLILTYDDEKIEADIKSDVSTGTKTIAAEFDNIKAQISDLLNQQIGQTEMKVLHVLTSAVEATNSYLEASKIPYVENLRVPSFSEIALPERLFLYMETGANYHFGKDYYTITFPMPLGGKSSKDLNFPPALTTPNLAVPQLGLQISSIEVPLPEILVPETFTVSLPSLGMAEVSGKLSSNLYDLEATASAGRQSSEQRSYSASVEVIGTCPVDILSLRVQGSARLYETSSGTLKAEVKSAVYHKLIDASVSIFEEVNMVKEISIKSSSKFDATGPLGIEASLEHTGQVEISTEEISGDSNLKGTFVTGPVSGGVSLTQSLALFPFRPKARIQSDLKVDSTLLQAQNTFTTTYANGELSVLSNTDAFGDVLTHTAEVTIRKSTFAVKSDAKALALGLKIQNIAEVSVSAGDVNIKFETTTDHPEDYIRSLITATLNADGLAVNSNAAVKLAEHTATHKASLALNKNGLATNGTTFLNSPLVLKNTFSGVLDSTKASFSVKTKSEFVGIDLNNDISMSATTSTVDLVCKSQGSFDKYLQYVNDVHVHGEPYSAAVNINNDLTILAVKINNEAMFKAEPYKADLTGTLKLALDADELKHTYEISYADLIATAKCSTTAKLMGAHMSHDTEMEIAGLGVRINNNANFNSQPVRFTTTLQATAVPFSFNLNALANGDGELNLFGKQSAQVYTKFLLKAEPLAFAHSHECRVSTKHELNSDVIIETNFDKKVDTVLTPFEQLATIRVKSKINNNEISQDVSAYNNPERIGVEASGVFISGEIQDVSLSGFLKYEKNTESHAINLPFIESLPEVLENIKITAVTIAEDLQNYIQREDFIVEIQTLLQHISDFVTDLNLEERIIQLKNDLITFAQDCPITVEHLEASVMKLRSVAQKVITELGTRVSEVEGIMKEIVANGDVQKLTEKLKVLTEEFDINTVLLAVIEAFKDMVNLIAVIPTDDVNKMGDTLKQLIIELDIAGSCKEISDSVREFFVKYEVDKKIEAFLDKIVDLIKQFKIDQTVQGLINTLKSVEIPVTGILNKALTYLKTTEIKEIIEDLNTYLDAFIQTIQSFDYNAFVNEVNLIITKYTTKLNNLIASYELPQKLEAVREFINYALSSVSAFFKELRAFKVTDVIKTLKDTIDSGVLNDIKELAGTFKQKITDMDLREQILQALEFVKDIYTEVLTEVTDDLDDIFDITLGDEPIVTELKQIIEGIVDGLKTAELEFPSFTVPLTDLALPSMKFSLHQLQEIELPTQFEIPQFTILGSYTVPPVSITCEYIKQRLMELIDLIVNFEIEILTNNSYFEEISLNYLPDFSAMTLPEISIPDISFPAIPTLGDKYALNVPLPLPKIQLPKIPTAVVVPTFGKLYSEIRLRTPIYTLRTSAEIQNSTGNEQMHHFTAFLTSIGESSEYPVLNYNLDCTARIGVPRMSRLIIAETLKFIHSALTVEHQASVTFYGLSAQATAQTIMKATTTPYKADIVNRAFFAVEGGMSASLDTTYKHKVDIPFLSMTNEATLTQSAVAIQKDTTISVTVGQIGTGKVNLPDYSEEASYKSDLRYTMDLQNVKFTFTEDFDSATLKIKDTLNVNAVMLSHIDFNGQIETKSSYIKNSLLVASGRAHLGDRKVELEATHDTELVGPLSGTLSNALNIMVRPVEIVIDFQNKGNTKITLIKSLSAKIDLQNDYSVIVNSRTQRINTAALVRFNQYKYGYNFTIDNKESESGIYATANGETDLEFLTVPLSIPEIPVPMLDFSIPAISDLNLYEHSGLKHLLITTKQAIDVDGKIVYQKSKFPPIIDLGFISVPAIGNLNSEVSFKSSIFNLNANAGIHGDDLVIRVAATSTSVHKPLKAKLEGTSGLTLKRGVKLATTVSLENAHFSGNHDSTLTLNTENLEAAVAVSTFAKTKLPILTIDANHNFKTDTKTHLKAESILDIKYTYDLPIIKAVGKGDAEHTFKLDGAFSSISVESTAKGKIDGTLLQAGIVNGALDNGASIYMDSRGLRSNLKTDGNIYVNYADLKVEFDVNENLDMEAALARVYTVLNIASNNEVNIAALNTKGKHAVKATIDLAPLTADVEFDLSQPSNFGDLTMYEKTVVDLPKGMISYSTKIVSPIYTTNTAIEVEGDAPVFKVALKSYAISPFVLLGYNLDSYISTTMENDVLSATAKAFLEHNDFIMDFNNVITLSEPSHTLNVDITSPTFTDVNLRYAARRDGVSTSVSTPSAGFLGFQLHGKIPSEMYMRLYGRYASALENDIDIFTAKVDATGDEKISVQATYNLEAPKEMILGLQARLPFITSSITNFGEKYGICSAVEGLKTTIVSALTEVFTAASSHAPELSQLSILFRNVVVQYQKAIQNILNAAARFLRETQIKLPGMEETTLPEICKKIKSNVVKVVQEIITAISDNFEAYFAPIIKTIGTVELILPSGGIMTGDQIYVSVRTLLRDCLTRTAKIVEQLESLDMILDKLGDTLQEVVEKAQEIVDNIRSEVIDAVALYFNIYYTSFVTLVKGLIEKVDALLTIDQLNAIVEKCMESVLLFLNELKRVVSDILPAESGALIRVQDGRLELELPFPFQP